One genomic region from Geotrypetes seraphini chromosome 17, aGeoSer1.1, whole genome shotgun sequence encodes:
- the LOC117351082 gene encoding protein B4 isoform X1 — protein MPPKKAAAAPPLPPESNSSGSGEHEDDEAKSKAIKTTYTRRPPTLKMVIEALKRHNDEKGVSVQAIQAYILANYDSVDPKRLTSMLRTAFAKGLETGVLVRPAKSSAVGVTGRFKLVTKKAKVVKATPNVNPSEEQPKSKATVGHTERKATDEDHSKWDGELVLKSCHVEQPARDKTVKKDPASKKAKPPSQDMPKAAGKKTKEPVKKSFKESAEAPHKRTKKTTKGQRTQAEKLGTSEKPAPASTNGRRKVNIAEGKTTTK, from the exons ATGCCACCcaaaaaagctgctgctgctccaCCACTACCACCGGAGAGTAATTCATCGGGCTCAGGAGAGCATGAAG ATGATGAAGCTAAATCGAAGGCAATAAAGACAACTTACACTCGTCGTCCACCAACGCTAAAAATGGTTATTGAGGCACTGAAGAGGCACAATGATGAAAAAGGCGTGTCTGTCCAAGCAATCCAAGCTTACATCCTGGCTAACTATGACTCTGTTGATCCAAAGAGGTTGACTTCCATGCTGAGAACCGCCTTTGCCAAAGGCTTAGAAACTGGAGTCCTGGTTAGACCAGCCAAATCCTCTGCAGTGGGAGTAACTGGAAGGTTCAAA cttGTTACAAAGAAAGCTAAAGTGGTGAAGGCAACACCTAATGTGAACCCAAGTGAGGAGCAGCCAAAGAGCAAAGCCACTGTGGGCCACACAGAACGAAAAGCTACAGATGAAGACCATAGTAAATGGGATGGAGAACTCGTGCTCAAATCATGCCATGTTGAACAACCAGCAC GTGACAAAACGGTGAAAAAAGATCCAGCCAGCAAAAAAGCAAAACCACCTAGTCAG GATATGCCCAAAGCTGCTGGAAAGAAGACAAAGGAACCTGTGAAAAAAAGCTTCAAAGAGTCTGCAGAAGCCCCTCATAAAAGGACAAAAAAGACGACAAAAGGCCAGAGAACGCAAGCTGAGAAATTGGGGACATCCGAGAAACCTGCCCCAGCGAGCACAAATGGTAGACGGAAAGTAAACATAGCAGAAGGCAAAACTACTACAAAGTGA
- the LOC117351082 gene encoding protein B4 isoform X2 has product MVIEALKRHNDEKGVSVQAIQAYILANYDSVDPKRLTSMLRTAFAKGLETGVLVRPAKSSAVGVTGRFKLVTKKAKVVKATPNVNPSEEQPKSKATVGHTERKATDEDHSKWDGELVLKSCHVEQPARDKTVKKDPASKKAKPPSQDMPKAAGKKTKEPVKKSFKESAEAPHKRTKKTTKGQRTQAEKLGTSEKPAPASTNGRRKVNIAEGKTTTK; this is encoded by the exons ATGGTTATTGAGGCACTGAAGAGGCACAATGATGAAAAAGGCGTGTCTGTCCAAGCAATCCAAGCTTACATCCTGGCTAACTATGACTCTGTTGATCCAAAGAGGTTGACTTCCATGCTGAGAACCGCCTTTGCCAAAGGCTTAGAAACTGGAGTCCTGGTTAGACCAGCCAAATCCTCTGCAGTGGGAGTAACTGGAAGGTTCAAA cttGTTACAAAGAAAGCTAAAGTGGTGAAGGCAACACCTAATGTGAACCCAAGTGAGGAGCAGCCAAAGAGCAAAGCCACTGTGGGCCACACAGAACGAAAAGCTACAGATGAAGACCATAGTAAATGGGATGGAGAACTCGTGCTCAAATCATGCCATGTTGAACAACCAGCAC GTGACAAAACGGTGAAAAAAGATCCAGCCAGCAAAAAAGCAAAACCACCTAGTCAG GATATGCCCAAAGCTGCTGGAAAGAAGACAAAGGAACCTGTGAAAAAAAGCTTCAAAGAGTCTGCAGAAGCCCCTCATAAAAGGACAAAAAAGACGACAAAAGGCCAGAGAACGCAAGCTGAGAAATTGGGGACATCCGAGAAACCTGCCCCAGCGAGCACAAATGGTAGACGGAAAGTAAACATAGCAGAAGGCAAAACTACTACAAAGTGA